In Apium graveolens cultivar Ventura chromosome 10, ASM990537v1, whole genome shotgun sequence, the following are encoded in one genomic region:
- the LOC141689348 gene encoding aldehyde dehydrogenase 1-like, which translates to MTAESNGKLTLKKMIPEIKFTKLFINGEFVDSISGKTFETIDPRTEEVIAKVAEGSKEDIDLAVKAARDAFDNGPWPRFSGAQRRKMMMKLADLIDENTEELAALDTIDGGKLFHYGKIIDVPGAAETFRYYAGAADKIHGDTLKMSTDYQAYTLLEPVGVVGHIIPWNFPIQMFAMKVAPALAAGCTMIVKPAEQTPLSALFYAHLTKLAGIPDGVVNVVNGYGTIAGSALTSHMNVDKVCFTGSTKVGRLVMQAAAMSNLKQVTLELGGKSPIIIFDDAELDRAVQLALIGNLYNKAKICAAGSRVFVQEGIYEEFLNKLEEKVKSWVVGDPFDQDTQQGPQIEKKQYNKILSYIEQGKKEGATLLSGGKPVGKGGYYIEPTIFTDVEDDMIIAKEEIFGPVMSILKFKTIDEVISRANATTYGLVAGVITNNLNTANTVSRSIRAGSIWINCYFVFDRDTPFGGYKMSGYGRDMGMEGLSKYLHVKTVATPIYNTPWL; encoded by the exons ATGACTGCTGAAAGCAATGGAAAGCTTACATTGAAGAAGATGATACCGGAGATCAAGTTCACCAAGCTCTTTATCAATGGAGAATTTGTTGATTCCATTTCAG GTAAAACATTTGAGACTATTGATCCAAGAACAGAGGAAGTGATTGCAAAGGTTGCAGAAGGGAGCAAAGAAGATATTGATTTGGCTGTCAAGGCTGCGCGTGATGCATTCGACAATGGACCATGGCCTCGATTTTCCGGAGCT CAAAGGAGAAAGATGATGATGAAACTAGCTGACTTAATTGATGAAAATACGGAAGAATTGGCAGCTTTGGATACTATTGATGGAGGAAAACTATTTCATTATGGCAAGATTATTGACGTTCCAGGCGCAGCAGAAACCTTTCGCTATTATGCAGGTGCAGCAGATAAAATTCATGGAGATACGCTGAAAATGTCAACGGACTATCAAGCATATACGTTGCTGGAGCCTGTTGGTGTCGTAGGGCACATCATTCCTTGGAACTTCCCGATTCAAATGTTTGCTATGAAGGTCGCTCCAGCATTAGCTGCTGGCTGCACCATGATTGTGAAACCTGCTGAGCAGACACCACTTTCAGCTCTGTTCTATGCTCATTTGACGAAGCTG GCTGGAATTCCCGATGGAGTGGTCAATGTCGTTAATGGATATGGGACGATAGCTGGTTCTGCTCTAACTTCTCATATGAATGTCGATAAG GTATGTTTCACAGGATCGACGAAAGTAGGGCGATTAGTAATGCAGGCTGCAGCAATGAGCAACTTGAAGCAAGTCACACTTGAACTAGGAGGGAAATCACCCATCATAATATTTGATGATGCAGAGCTTGATAGAGCCGTGCAGCTTGCTCTAATCGGAAATCTATATAATAAGGCAA AAATTTGCGCTGCTGGTTCTCGTGTATTTGTTCAGGAAGGTATATATGAAGAATTTTTGAACAAGTTGGAAGAGAAAGTCAAATCATGGGTGGTTGGAGATCCCTTTGATCAAGATACACAGCAAGGACCCCAA ATTGAGAAGAAACAGTACAATAAAATACTATCATACATTGAGCAAGGTAAGAAAGAGGGTGCCACCCTGCTAAGTGGTGGTAAGCCCGTCGGAAAAGGAGGATATTATATTGAGCCAACAATATTTACTGATGTTGAG GATGATATGATAATTGCAAAGGAAGAAATATTTGGGCCTGTCATGTCAATTCTAAAGTTCAA GACCATTGATGAGGTGATAAGTAGAGCTAATGCCACGACATATGGCCTTGTAGCAGGAGTTATCACCAACAATTTGAACACTGCCAACACTGTGTCAAGATCCATTCGTGCAGGTTCTATTTGGATAAACTGCTATTTTGTTTTTGATAGGGATACTCCTTTTGGGGGATATAAAATGAGTGGATATGGGAGAGATATGGGAATGGAAGGACTTTCCAAGTATCTTCATGTCAAAACTGTTGCAACTCCTATATATAACACCCCTTGGTTGTAA